Proteins encoded within one genomic window of Lysinibacillus louembei:
- a CDS encoding thermonuclease family protein produces the protein MKPSDIKTLITSGTIIIAVVLYLIFSPDPKEKVEDSNTPQTQQEENSLQSTVISAQYAQEVTENELQQVKFLSINDGDTFSIEMDGEKHKVRLLMVDTPEMNYDKGQPMPYAEDAKAFTENLLKNAAKIELLFDVGPETDKYDRLLAYIYVDDVLLQESLLKNGLAVMRYINKPNNTLEAELKEIEAAAKEEKLNIWAYEGYFDGKQFHEDAVK, from the coding sequence ATGAAACCATCAGATATTAAAACCCTTATTACAAGTGGAACAATTATTATAGCGGTTGTGCTATATTTAATTTTTAGTCCAGACCCTAAAGAAAAAGTAGAAGACAGCAATACGCCACAAACACAGCAAGAGGAAAATTCTTTACAATCTACTGTTATTTCCGCACAATATGCGCAGGAAGTGACAGAAAATGAGCTACAGCAAGTAAAATTTTTATCGATTAACGATGGCGATACATTTAGCATAGAAATGGATGGCGAAAAGCATAAAGTTCGCTTATTAATGGTGGATACACCTGAAATGAACTATGATAAAGGACAGCCAATGCCTTATGCAGAAGATGCAAAAGCATTCACCGAAAATTTATTGAAAAATGCTGCAAAAATTGAGCTTCTATTTGATGTTGGACCAGAAACTGATAAGTATGATCGACTTCTTGCATACATTTATGTAGACGATGTTTTACTGCAAGAATCTTTATTGAAAAATGGACTTGCAGTAATGCGTTATATAAATAAGCCAAATAACACGCTAGAAGCAGAATTGAAAGAAATTGAAGCAGCGGCAAAAGAAGAAAAGCTGAATATTTGGGCATATGAAGGCTATTTTGACGGCAAGCAATTTCATGAGGATGCAGTAAAGTAG
- a CDS encoding 4-diphosphocytidyl-2C-methyl-D-erythritol kinase, giving the protein MKYQPLLFIRTPSYAVELTEIEQQELDESTSIYEMPQTQQITNSLIAHQLRYFTRPVTKNRILLVVLKNGERLVGTIEHLNGTDVIMKIFEQKTIIPVNDIATIHASK; this is encoded by the coding sequence ATGAAATATCAACCACTGCTTTTCATTAGAACGCCGTCTTATGCAGTTGAATTGACGGAGATAGAGCAGCAGGAGCTAGATGAGAGTACCTCAATTTATGAGATGCCACAAACGCAACAAATAACAAATTCATTAATTGCACATCAATTGCGCTATTTTACACGTCCTGTGACAAAAAATCGCATATTGCTTGTTGTGTTGAAAAATGGAGAGCGGCTTGTTGGCACAATTGAACATTTGAATGGGACAGATGTTATAATGAAGATATTTGAGCAAAAAACAATTATTCCTGTGAACGATATTGCAACAATTCATGCATCTAAATAA
- a CDS encoding YjcZ family sporulation protein, translating to MWNQCGNVQPDYCGGGGSGYGSTFVLIVVLFILLIIVGTAFC from the coding sequence ATGTGGAATCAATGCGGTAATGTACAACCAGATTACTGTGGTGGTGGGGGTAGTGGCTACGGCTCAACATTTGTATTAATCGTTGTACTATTCATTTTACTAATTATTGTTGGTACGGCATTCTGCTAA
- a CDS encoding YhcN/YlaJ family sporulation lipoprotein has product MVGRFLVVAICVLLLSACGEKERIVAYDEQDAKTIEIKQEIEKMTSIRKAKIIVADSDIIVAIEVKPLQSFKEQKIAQNLQKELEKKWEHYDILVSSDFKLLWEADKLMTEQSEQKVTEKIEHLKKLAKEET; this is encoded by the coding sequence ATGGTAGGGCGTTTTTTAGTTGTAGCAATATGTGTGCTCTTACTATCTGCCTGTGGCGAAAAAGAACGGATTGTCGCATATGATGAGCAAGATGCAAAAACGATAGAGATTAAGCAAGAAATTGAGAAAATGACGTCGATTCGTAAGGCGAAAATAATTGTTGCTGATAGCGACATTATTGTGGCAATTGAAGTAAAGCCATTGCAATCATTTAAAGAGCAAAAAATTGCGCAAAATTTACAAAAGGAATTGGAGAAGAAGTGGGAGCATTATGATATCCTCGTTTCTTCAGATTTCAAGCTGCTTTGGGAAGCGGATAAATTGATGACGGAGCAAAGTGAGCAGAAGGTGACGGAAAAAATAGAGCACTTAAAAAAGCTAGCGAAGGAGGAAACATAA
- the spoVAE gene encoding stage V sporulation protein AE, with product MYTFILAFVVGGIICAIGQLLMDVAKLTPAHTLSILVVAGAILDGFGLYEPLIDFAGAGATIPITSFGNSLTHGALAEAEKHGLVGVVTGMFEVTSSGISAAIIFGFIAALIFHSKGKMN from the coding sequence ATGTATACTTTTATTTTAGCTTTTGTAGTTGGAGGTATTATTTGTGCAATTGGTCAGCTGCTAATGGATGTTGCTAAGCTGACACCAGCGCATACACTATCAATATTAGTCGTAGCAGGCGCAATTTTAGATGGCTTCGGCTTATACGAGCCGTTGATTGATTTTGCAGGTGCAGGTGCAACGATTCCCATTACTTCATTCGGGAATTCGTTAACACATGGTGCGTTAGCAGAGGCTGAAAAACATGGCTTAGTTGGAGTCGTGACAGGGATGTTTGAGGTAACAAGTTCGGGTATTAGCGCCGCCATTATTTTCGGCTTTATCGCAGCATTGATTTTTCATTCAAAAGGAAAAATGAATTAG
- the mgtE gene encoding magnesium transporter → MVEPKRENNEVRYNEEFLQMLLMEQEIDAFREHFLALHPYDQAQFYEKVGPDIRQTIYIYLSPEEMALIFEVIDLEDDEYEQFLNEMDPAYGAAMLSHMYTDDAVDVLNELDNDQRESLMEMMDSETVEEINELLGYAEYTAGAIMTTEYVTILENSTVRSAMAVLRNEAPNAETIYYIFVVNDQRQLVGVMSLRDLIIADEDTLIHDIMSERVVAVKVGDDQEDVAQIMRDYNFLAIPVIDDNNELQGIITVDDIIDVIDEEASDDYSKLAGISDADDIDAGPLKAAMTRLPWLIILLFLGMITANLMGQFEATLEKVALLAVFIPLISGTSGNSGTQALAVAIRGIATGEINEQSKFKLLMKECLTGLFTGLACGVTVVAIIFFWKHQITIGLLVGAAICCSILVATIAGSFIPLLMDKLGIDPAVASGPFITTLNDVTSILIYLGLATTFINQIM, encoded by the coding sequence ATGGTGGAACCAAAACGTGAAAATAATGAAGTGCGCTACAATGAAGAATTTTTGCAAATGCTGTTGATGGAACAAGAAATCGATGCGTTTCGTGAGCATTTTTTAGCACTTCACCCGTATGATCAGGCCCAATTTTATGAAAAGGTGGGACCAGACATACGTCAAACCATCTATATATACTTGTCTCCTGAAGAAATGGCGTTAATCTTTGAAGTCATCGATTTAGAAGATGATGAGTATGAGCAATTTTTAAATGAGATGGACCCAGCATACGGTGCGGCAATGCTGTCCCATATGTATACGGATGATGCAGTTGACGTATTAAATGAGCTAGATAATGATCAACGTGAAAGCTTAATGGAAATGATGGACAGCGAAACCGTCGAGGAAATTAATGAATTATTAGGCTATGCAGAGTATACAGCTGGCGCAATTATGACGACTGAGTATGTCACAATTTTGGAAAACTCTACAGTGCGTTCTGCGATGGCTGTATTGCGCAATGAAGCGCCAAATGCCGAAACAATTTACTATATTTTCGTTGTCAATGATCAGCGACAATTAGTCGGTGTTATGTCATTGCGTGACCTAATTATTGCGGATGAAGATACATTAATTCACGATATTATGAGTGAGCGTGTCGTTGCTGTAAAAGTGGGGGATGATCAGGAGGATGTTGCGCAAATTATGCGTGATTATAATTTCTTAGCGATTCCAGTTATCGATGACAATAATGAGCTACAAGGGATTATTACTGTCGATGATATTATTGATGTTATTGATGAAGAGGCATCTGATGACTATTCGAAGCTTGCCGGTATTTCCGATGCGGACGATATTGATGCAGGCCCATTGAAGGCAGCAATGACGCGTTTACCATGGCTTATTATTTTACTGTTTTTAGGCATGATTACGGCAAATTTAATGGGGCAATTTGAGGCGACATTAGAGAAGGTTGCATTGCTCGCAGTGTTTATTCCACTTATTTCAGGAACATCTGGTAATAGTGGTACACAGGCATTAGCGGTTGCGATTCGTGGGATTGCGACAGGGGAGATTAATGAGCAAAGTAAGTTTAAGCTGCTGATGAAGGAATGTTTAACAGGGTTATTTACAGGTCTTGCTTGTGGTGTAACCGTTGTCGCAATTATTTTCTTCTGGAAACACCAAATAACGATTGGCTTATTAGTTGGTGCGGCAATTTGCTGTTCCATTTTAGTGGCGACAATTGCGGGCTCATTTATTCCACTATTAATGGATAAGCTAGGCATTGACCCAGCGGTAGCATCAGGGCCGTTTATTACAACATTAAATGATGTTACAAGTATTTTAATTTATTTAGGCTTAGCAACAACATTTATTAATCAAATTATGTAA
- a CDS encoding 2'-5' RNA ligase family protein encodes MKYGIVAFPSKNLQDLANNYRKRYDPHYAQIAPHITLKDAFEADESAVQNIIAQLTETAANFAPLNIHASRISSFYPTTNAIYFRIEPTEQLANIQKAIQDSIAFGEQKHVFVPHITIAQKLTASEHDDILGQLRMEGIDVQEEIQQIHLVKEQDGKWEVVESFRLNGAE; translated from the coding sequence TTGAAGTATGGTATTGTTGCTTTTCCTTCTAAAAATTTACAAGATTTAGCGAATAACTATCGTAAACGTTATGACCCACATTATGCACAAATCGCACCACATATTACATTAAAGGATGCGTTTGAAGCAGATGAAAGTGCGGTACAAAACATCATTGCACAATTAACAGAAACAGCTGCTAATTTTGCACCGCTAAATATTCATGCATCACGTATTAGCTCGTTTTACCCTACGACGAATGCAATTTATTTCCGCATTGAGCCTACGGAGCAACTTGCTAATATTCAAAAAGCGATTCAAGACAGCATTGCTTTTGGTGAGCAAAAACACGTATTTGTACCACATATTACAATTGCGCAAAAGCTAACAGCTTCTGAGCATGACGATATTTTAGGTCAATTGCGTATGGAAGGCATTGATGTGCAGGAAGAAATTCAGCAAATCCATTTAGTCAAAGAACAAGACGGAAAATGGGAAGTTGTCGAATCATTTAGACTTAATGGAGCTGAATAA
- a CDS encoding stage V sporulation protein AD has product MVILFQTKPALLAGAAVVGPLEARSVFRSYFDLVADDERFQEKTNEQGQKRLITNTCQFVMDKARIKNLDIDYFLSGDLINQMTPTNFAARELAVSFIGMFSACATSVSSVIIAGLLTELGASKLAIAGASSQHNATERQFRYPVDYGAQKPATAQWTVTGAGYTLVGPHQPEYPYLVAATVGKVTDYQETDPFHMGGAMAPAAYDTIKKHLQQRHQKLSDYDMVMTGDLGKIGLKLVKAMLAEDGIKNDELQLIRDAGAEFYGEDESFQAGASGAGCSATVYYSYVLSQFMTGRFKRVLLVATGALLSPLSYQQGDTIPCTAHAIEIAMN; this is encoded by the coding sequence ATGGTAATTTTGTTCCAAACGAAGCCAGCGCTGTTAGCTGGTGCTGCGGTTGTCGGTCCATTAGAAGCTCGCAGTGTTTTCCGCTCTTATTTTGATTTAGTAGCAGATGATGAACGTTTTCAAGAAAAAACAAATGAGCAAGGACAAAAGCGCCTTATCACAAATACTTGTCAGTTTGTGATGGACAAGGCTAGAATAAAAAATTTGGATATCGATTATTTTTTAAGCGGTGATTTAATTAACCAAATGACCCCAACAAATTTTGCGGCACGGGAGTTAGCCGTTTCCTTTATCGGTATGTTTTCAGCATGTGCAACATCTGTTTCATCGGTCATTATTGCAGGTTTATTAACGGAACTAGGTGCGTCAAAGCTAGCAATTGCAGGTGCTTCGAGCCAGCATAATGCGACGGAACGTCAATTTCGTTATCCGGTCGATTATGGCGCACAGAAGCCTGCCACCGCACAGTGGACAGTAACAGGAGCTGGCTATACTTTAGTTGGTCCACATCAGCCAGAGTATCCGTACTTAGTCGCAGCGACCGTTGGTAAAGTAACAGATTATCAAGAGACAGATCCCTTTCATATGGGTGGGGCAATGGCTCCTGCTGCATACGATACGATTAAAAAGCATTTGCAGCAACGACATCAAAAATTAAGCGATTACGATATGGTGATGACAGGTGATTTAGGGAAAATAGGGTTGAAACTTGTAAAGGCGATGTTGGCTGAAGATGGTATTAAAAATGATGAACTTCAGTTAATTCGGGATGCTGGTGCTGAGTTTTATGGGGAAGATGAGTCGTTTCAGGCTGGAGCGAGTGGAGCAGGCTGTTCCGCAACGGTTTATTATAGCTATGTGTTAAGTCAATTCATGACAGGACGCTTTAAACGTGTTTTGCTTGTCGCAACAGGTGCGTTATTATCTCCATTGTCTTACCAGCAAGGAGATACGATTCCATGTACCGCCCATGCGATTGAAATTGCGATGAACTGA
- a CDS encoding NEAT domain-containing protein has product MSKFQSRTSKIALASVLATSAIVPAVAASAAETTPSRSMPDGKYTIDFTITDTTQQLAKYVKGPATLIIEGGKYAIQLSAEPTVMNMLTKVEVNGVSVIQEVNGQKVIYIPVERPGGTVKGEGAVKVGDKEIPTSFEITLDPTTIKSPEAAPEEKVEFVPGKTFKQVKDGEYAITFDAYDPKTNKGGYTSISSHLEKDAKLIVKDGKYSVQLTITEKSAPMIAGLKVAGAEATLVSAEGKKVYNFSINSISDLAAAEIHVVVPTANMDKWYPFGFAINTADLTLPEVTEVEQPAAEEYPLYIYKDKTNEISVMATYVKPTVTVTETEESFLVDLTFVQGQYLNKFDIKGATIANEKTVEAGENTTKIYTIETTNLDAVYTATVDVSVDAGPVKYDSTYPVQLQFGGKQNPFKDITKLGDYGNIVTLYSIGLFKEADKFNPNGKVKRSQFALMLNRYLGLDTTAKNPFKDVTSFDAETQKAVTALSASGIMNGTSATTFAPTQEITRQQAAVIIYRVLEGAGYKATGAKVPFSDVKTSNKEVATAIAELNALGIMTGNEGKFNPTNTLTRSQMAKVILNTLYVLES; this is encoded by the coding sequence ATGTCAAAATTTCAATCTCGTACGTCAAAAATCGCTTTAGCTTCAGTATTAGCAACATCTGCTATCGTACCAGCAGTAGCAGCTTCAGCAGCTGAAACAACTCCATCACGCTCTATGCCAGATGGTAAATACACAATTGATTTTACAATTACAGATACGACACAGCAATTGGCGAAATACGTAAAAGGACCAGCTACATTAATTATTGAAGGCGGTAAATATGCGATTCAATTATCAGCTGAGCCTACTGTTATGAATATGCTAACAAAAGTAGAAGTGAATGGCGTGAGCGTTATTCAAGAAGTAAATGGACAAAAGGTAATCTACATTCCTGTAGAACGTCCAGGTGGCACTGTCAAAGGTGAAGGCGCAGTGAAAGTTGGAGATAAAGAGATTCCAACATCATTTGAAATCACATTAGACCCAACAACAATTAAATCACCTGAAGCAGCACCAGAAGAAAAAGTAGAATTTGTACCAGGTAAAACATTTAAGCAAGTAAAAGATGGCGAATATGCAATTACATTTGATGCATATGATCCAAAAACAAATAAAGGTGGCTATACATCCATTTCAAGCCATCTTGAAAAAGATGCAAAGTTGATTGTTAAAGATGGTAAGTATTCAGTACAATTAACAATCACTGAAAAAAGTGCACCAATGATTGCGGGCTTAAAAGTAGCAGGTGCAGAGGCGACATTAGTATCTGCAGAAGGTAAAAAGGTTTACAATTTCTCAATCAACTCAATTAGCGATTTAGCAGCAGCAGAAATTCATGTTGTTGTACCAACAGCGAATATGGATAAATGGTATCCATTTGGCTTTGCTATCAATACAGCAGACCTTACTTTGCCAGAAGTAACAGAGGTTGAACAGCCAGCGGCAGAAGAGTACCCATTATACATTTACAAAGATAAAACAAATGAAATTTCTGTTATGGCAACTTACGTAAAACCGACTGTTACTGTAACGGAAACAGAAGAAAGCTTCCTTGTTGATTTAACATTTGTACAAGGTCAATACTTAAACAAATTTGATATTAAAGGTGCAACAATCGCCAATGAAAAAACAGTGGAAGCAGGCGAAAACACAACAAAAATCTACACAATTGAAACAACAAACTTAGATGCGGTTTACACAGCAACAGTTGATGTATCAGTAGATGCTGGTCCTGTAAAATATGATTCTACTTACCCTGTGCAATTGCAATTTGGCGGTAAACAGAATCCATTCAAAGATATTACAAAATTAGGCGACTATGGTAATATCGTAACATTGTACTCTATTGGACTTTTCAAAGAAGCAGATAAATTTAATCCAAACGGCAAAGTAAAACGTTCTCAATTTGCTTTAATGCTAAACCGTTATTTAGGGCTAGACACAACAGCGAAAAATCCATTTAAAGATGTAACAAGCTTTGATGCAGAAACACAAAAAGCAGTAACTGCACTAAGCGCTTCTGGCATTATGAACGGCACATCTGCTACAACATTTGCACCAACACAAGAAATTACACGTCAACAAGCAGCGGTTATTATTTACCGTGTATTAGAGGGCGCAGGCTATAAAGCAACTGGCGCAAAAGTACCATTTAGCGATGTGAAAACATCAAATAAAGAAGTGGCAACAGCAATCGCTGAGTTAAATGCATTAGGCATTATGACTGGTAATGAAGGTAAATTCAACCCAACAAATACTTTAACACGCAGCCAAATGGCAAAAGTTATTTTAAATACACTTTATGTGTTAGAATCTTAA
- a CDS encoding CotY/CotZ family spore coat protein, giving the protein MGCGKPVSPSSSKGCVCEVVRAILDIQNQSVRDECSRCTTNCFLEPLGGIVSPGRSNVDTRVFMLLTKNGTPFVATFSAEDSMDCASVFFRVEDVFDDCCATLRVLLPLDRGGDTVDLLNSDGTAVSLRAICDVSNFAVTDSCITVDLNCFCAVQCVADVNLGICN; this is encoded by the coding sequence ATGGGTTGTGGTAAACCAGTTAGCCCAAGCTCGAGTAAAGGTTGCGTTTGTGAAGTAGTTCGTGCAATTTTAGACATTCAAAATCAGTCTGTACGTGATGAATGTTCTCGCTGTACAACAAATTGCTTTTTAGAGCCTTTAGGTGGCATCGTTAGCCCTGGTAGATCAAATGTAGATACACGTGTATTTATGCTGTTAACAAAAAACGGCACACCATTCGTTGCTACATTTAGCGCAGAAGATTCTATGGATTGTGCATCTGTCTTTTTCCGTGTAGAGGATGTATTCGATGATTGCTGTGCAACATTACGTGTATTATTACCGTTAGACCGTGGCGGTGATACAGTTGATTTATTAAATAGCGATGGTACTGCTGTGTCATTGCGCGCGATTTGTGATGTATCAAACTTCGCCGTAACAGACAGTTGTATTACAGTTGACTTAAACTGCTTCTGTGCTGTACAGTGTGTTGCTGATGTGAACTTAGGAATTTGTAACTAA
- a CDS encoding alpha/beta hydrolase, with the protein MDKGTVNDLKFYSEALQEELQLLVYIPANYSPLYKYNLLIATDGKDYFQLGGITRLADELIDNYEMENTIIVGVPYKNVEDRRKKYIPSGAQHEAFLRFLAHELVPYLDENYATFQLGQTRGMIGDSMAATAALMAALKYPNVFGKAILQSPYVDELVLEAVANAANNSTISIYHIIGREETEVVTTNKEIKDFLTPNRALHQLFIEKSFNTFYEEFDGNHTWKYWKPDLRRALIENFG; encoded by the coding sequence TTGGATAAAGGAACTGTAAATGATTTGAAATTTTATAGCGAAGCACTGCAAGAGGAGCTTCAGCTACTTGTTTATATTCCAGCAAATTATTCACCTCTTTATAAATATAATTTGCTGATTGCAACAGATGGTAAGGACTATTTCCAACTAGGCGGTATTACACGTCTTGCTGATGAATTAATCGACAACTATGAAATGGAAAATACAATTATTGTAGGTGTGCCATACAAAAATGTGGAAGATCGTCGAAAAAAGTATATCCCTTCTGGTGCACAACATGAAGCCTTTTTGCGCTTTTTAGCACATGAGCTTGTACCTTATTTGGACGAAAATTATGCAACATTTCAGCTTGGTCAAACACGTGGCATGATTGGTGATTCAATGGCTGCAACTGCCGCTTTAATGGCTGCTTTAAAATACCCAAATGTTTTTGGCAAAGCTATTTTACAGTCACCTTATGTGGATGAGCTCGTACTTGAAGCTGTCGCAAATGCTGCAAATAATAGTACTATATCTATTTACCATATTATTGGTAGAGAAGAGACAGAAGTCGTTACAACAAATAAAGAAATAAAAGATTTCCTTACACCGAACCGGGCGCTTCATCAATTATTCATTGAAAAAAGCTTCAATACGTTTTACGAGGAATTTGATGGTAACCATACTTGGAAGTATTGGAAACCTGATTTAAGACGAGCACTTATAGAAAATTTCGGATAA
- a CDS encoding GNAT family N-acetyltransferase, protein MFQVHSALTKEQLQRAFDIRTKVFVEEQGVPVHLELDEFDQTADHFIVMDGEQTIAAARLREYEPLVGKVERVCVLNEYRGQRLGFLLMEHIEQVAKEKSWKKLKLNAQSYAVPFYEKLHYTVTSPEFLDAGIPHRAMEKSI, encoded by the coding sequence ATGTTTCAAGTACACTCTGCTTTAACAAAAGAACAATTACAGCGTGCGTTTGATATCCGCACAAAAGTATTTGTAGAAGAACAAGGCGTGCCAGTCCATCTTGAACTAGACGAATTCGATCAAACAGCAGATCATTTTATCGTGATGGATGGTGAACAAACAATCGCTGCTGCACGTTTAAGAGAATATGAACCACTCGTTGGTAAAGTTGAACGCGTTTGCGTATTAAATGAATACCGCGGACAACGACTCGGTTTTTTACTAATGGAGCATATTGAACAGGTAGCTAAAGAAAAGAGCTGGAAAAAACTAAAGCTCAACGCGCAAAGCTATGCAGTTCCATTTTATGAAAAACTACACTATACAGTAACATCTCCAGAGTTTTTAGATGCAGGTATCCCACATCGTGCAATGGAGAAATCAATCTAA
- the spoVAC gene encoding stage V sporulation protein AC, with amino-acid sequence MKESQYKTIEEQMTPTPPYAMNVLKAFLIGGFICVIGQAISFFYMIFFDFTEKTVGNPTVATMIFISMLLTGLGLYRKLGQFAGAGSAVPVTGFGNAVVSAAIEHRTEGYVLGVGSNMFKLAGSVIVFGTVSAFVVALVKTVLVMLGVVTW; translated from the coding sequence ATGAAGGAATCTCAATATAAAACGATTGAAGAGCAAATGACACCAACGCCACCTTATGCGATGAATGTATTAAAGGCATTTTTAATTGGGGGGTTCATTTGTGTTATTGGACAGGCGATTTCCTTCTTTTATATGATTTTTTTCGACTTTACTGAAAAAACAGTTGGCAATCCAACTGTTGCAACGATGATTTTTATTTCGATGCTTTTGACAGGCTTAGGGCTATATCGCAAGCTTGGGCAATTTGCAGGTGCTGGTAGCGCAGTTCCAGTGACCGGCTTTGGCAATGCAGTCGTTTCTGCTGCGATTGAGCATCGTACAGAGGGCTATGTGCTCGGTGTAGGTAGCAATATGTTTAAGTTAGCTGGTTCGGTAATTGTTTTCGGCACAGTATCTGCCTTCGTTGTTGCGTTAGTGAAAACAGTGCTTGTTATGCTGGGGGTTGTTACATGGTAA
- a CDS encoding stage VI sporulation protein F — MDKGFFKQFERKTGVEMDEVFALARAIQYADFSNEKQVRKIVQKVSKVAKRKVSPQLEEQIVQSILKDGKSLDLSKIERMMR, encoded by the coding sequence ATGGATAAAGGTTTTTTTAAACAGTTTGAACGGAAAACCGGTGTGGAAATGGATGAAGTATTCGCACTAGCTCGCGCTATACAATATGCAGATTTCTCCAATGAAAAACAAGTACGAAAAATTGTGCAAAAGGTGAGTAAAGTAGCAAAACGTAAAGTCTCTCCACAGTTAGAAGAACAAATTGTACAATCAATTTTAAAAGATGGCAAGTCACTTGATTTAAGCAAAATTGAACGAATGATGCGTTAA
- the isdC gene encoding heme uptake protein IsdC: MKKLFLSLFVLILGVFIVTPNYSHAQLADGTYNIPYQVNKPSSISASMANDYFLKPAKVTMKNGKATVQLTIKNSAWVTEFNPPGGASVINQNAGADTRVVQFSIADLSKPVTVAMKIDIDDINYHHSYSVDFIFDASSIPQATTEKNTQTNANSSNNNVSKTPNSSNAVVSGNKADEVVGANEQVENPQTSDSLPYVFIFMLIASVLVFYKVRPTN, encoded by the coding sequence GTGAAAAAGCTTTTTCTAAGTCTTTTTGTGCTTATATTAGGAGTATTTATCGTTACACCTAACTATTCTCATGCACAATTAGCTGATGGAACTTACAATATTCCATATCAGGTAAATAAGCCAAGTAGTATTTCAGCTTCTATGGCGAATGACTATTTTTTAAAGCCTGCCAAAGTAACGATGAAAAATGGCAAAGCAACTGTGCAGTTAACAATTAAAAATAGTGCATGGGTAACGGAGTTTAACCCGCCAGGTGGGGCATCTGTTATTAATCAAAATGCAGGTGCTGATACGCGTGTTGTGCAATTTTCTATAGCAGATTTATCAAAACCTGTAACAGTAGCAATGAAAATCGATATTGATGATATTAATTATCATCATAGTTATAGTGTTGATTTTATATTTGATGCATCTAGCATTCCACAAGCAACAACAGAAAAAAATACACAAACGAATGCCAACTCATCAAATAACAATGTGAGTAAGACGCCAAATTCTTCAAATGCTGTTGTTAGCGGAAATAAGGCTGATGAAGTGGTAGGTGCGAATGAACAAGTAGAGAACCCACAAACAAGTGATTCACTACCATACGTTTTCATCTTTATGCTTATTGCTTCAGTGCTTGTATTTTATAAAGTAAGACCAACAAACTAA
- a CDS encoding phosphatidylglycerophosphatase A family protein, producing the protein MHNRAVRVHSDQVTAATLAALERRGVTVEDIAEIVYEMQNPYNEGLLMEHCVKSVERVLHKREVQHAILVGVELDELAEKKMLSEPLQSIVDSDEGLFGVDETIALGSVFTYGSIAVTTFGHLDKKKIGIINKLDTKAGKTVNTFLDDLVASVAASAASRIAHRMRDLEEEGETFAAIPPKVLGPQQKDKTEI; encoded by the coding sequence ATGCATAATCGAGCAGTTCGTGTTCATTCTGATCAAGTAACAGCAGCCACTCTCGCTGCTTTAGAACGTAGAGGGGTAACGGTGGAGGATATTGCGGAAATCGTTTATGAAATGCAAAACCCTTATAATGAAGGCTTATTAATGGAGCATTGCGTGAAATCTGTTGAGCGAGTGCTACATAAACGTGAAGTACAGCATGCAATACTAGTCGGCGTGGAACTAGATGAATTAGCAGAAAAGAAAATGCTATCAGAGCCACTACAATCAATTGTTGATTCAGATGAAGGCTTATTTGGCGTTGATGAAACAATCGCGCTTGGCTCAGTGTTTACTTATGGAAGTATCGCTGTGACAACATTCGGTCACTTAGATAAAAAGAAAATCGGCATAATTAATAAGCTTGATACAAAGGCAGGAAAAACAGTCAATACGTTTTTAGATGATTTAGTGGCGAGCGTTGCAGCAAGTGCGGCATCCCGCATTGCACATCGCATGCGCGACTTAGAGGAAGAGGGAGAAACATTTGCAGCGATCCCTCCAAAAGTATTAGGTCCACAACAGAAAGATAAGACGGAAATTTAA